A portion of the Bacillota bacterium genome contains these proteins:
- the rplJ gene encoding 50S ribosomal protein L10, which yields MAGTELRAGHARKAGIVGEIARHLGRSQAFFLTDFRGLDVATMTRLRRRVRDSQAEYMVAKNTLIKRALSQAGKDGGLDGLLEGPTALCFAYGDPVAVARTLAELARETRLLGIKGGWLEGRVLSGPDVEALAQLPPREVLLGRVLGGLQAPMVGLVTVLSGTVRNLVVVLEQIRKHKEAAQGA from the coding sequence GTGGCGGGCACGGAACTGAGGGCCGGACATGCGCGCAAAGCCGGGATCGTCGGCGAGATCGCCCGGCACCTGGGGCGAAGCCAGGCCTTCTTCCTGACCGACTTCCGGGGACTGGACGTGGCCACCATGACGCGGCTGCGCCGCCGGGTGCGGGACAGCCAGGCGGAGTACATGGTGGCGAAAAACACCCTGATCAAAAGGGCCCTCAGCCAGGCGGGAAAGGACGGAGGGCTCGACGGCCTGCTCGAGGGGCCGACGGCCCTGTGCTTCGCCTATGGCGACCCGGTCGCTGTAGCCAGGACGCTCGCCGAACTGGCACGGGAGACGCGCCTTTTGGGGATCAAGGGCGGCTGGCTGGAGGGCCGGGTGTTGTCCGGACCGGACGTGGAGGCGCTGGCGCAGCTTCCGCCGCGCGAGGTCCTGCTTGGGCGCGTGCTTGGTGGGTTGCAGGCGCCCATGGTTGGGCTCGTCACGGTGCTGTCCGGGACGGTCCGGAACCTCGTCGTGGTTTTGGAACAGATCCGCAAGCACAAAGAGGCTGCCCAGGGCGCGTGA
- the rplL gene encoding 50S ribosomal protein L7/L12, which produces MSKEELIEAIGNMTVLELAELVKALEEKFGVSAQAAVAVVPGAAAPGAAPAAPAAEEEKTEFDVILTGAGDKKIQVIKVVREITGLGLKEAKDLVDGAPKPVVEGVNKERAEEVKAKLVEAGATVELK; this is translated from the coding sequence TTGAGCAAGGAAGAGCTGATTGAGGCCATCGGCAACATGACCGTGCTCGAGCTGGCCGAGCTGGTCAAGGCGCTGGAAGAGAAGTTCGGGGTCAGCGCTCAGGCGGCCGTGGCCGTGGTGCCCGGAGCGGCAGCGCCGGGGGCAGCGCCGGCGGCGCCCGCCGCGGAGGAGGAGAAGACCGAGTTCGACGTCATCCTGACGGGCGCGGGTGACAAGAAGATCCAGGTCATCAAGGTGGTTCGTGAGATCACGGGCCTGGGCCTGAAGGAGGCCAAGGACCTGGTCGATGGCGCTCCCAAACCCGTGGTTGAGGGGGTCAACAAGGAGCGCGCCGAGGAAGTCAAGGCCAAGCTGGTGGAGGCCGGGGCTACCGTCGAGCTCAAGTAG